The following DNA comes from bacterium.
CGGCAGAAACATGCTCCAGAAAAACAGCACTTTCAGCTGCATGTCGCAGCCAACCACGTAAGGGGAAATGCGGCTGATCATCGAAGTGGTCAGCAGCCAGCACAAAAAACACGCCAGCCGCGAGCGATAACCCAGCATCAGCGCCACGCCGCACAGGCAGGTGAAAGCAAACATGATATGCAAAAACCAGGCCTCGCCCGTCACAAAAAACAAGGAGAACCAGGCGGGAAACATCTCATAGCTGCCATAATCCACCGCCAGCCGGCGCGGCAATAACCCGTCATCGGTAAAAAATGTGCCAAGCTGCGTCCAGAGAAAGAGGGTGCCGAGCACCGTGGTGAAACCCAGCATTACCCGCAACAGAGCGAGTGCTCTCACATCAATGCCGAAAAGCCGCTGCAGCAGCGGTGTGCCACGCTTCCATAATGCGATCATGCACCCCTCCCTTTTGGGTATCTCTAGCGCAAGCCAACGCACTTGCACATGATCTATGTTAAGCGGCTAGGAGGTTTTGTGTTTTTTCAGCCAATGCACGCAACCGGCCCACAGCGCAATGCCCACCGTAATGGCCAGAAGGGTTGCTTCCATGCCAAAATGCTGCGCCAGGCTTGCCTCGCCGATTTCTTCGTAGAACTCGGTCATGGCGATGATGGCGATGGTGGTGGTGATGGTCGGGTAATCTTTCTCAATCACACGTCCCAGGTTGAATTCCATGTCGGACGTCGCCATGCCGAACCGGCTGAACGTGATCCACCAGCGCGGCACATCCTTGCAATAGGCGCGGTAGGCATCGCCGAACTTTTCCAGCAGGTAGGCTTCCTCGGCATAAATGATGCATTGATAGATAAAGGCAAAAAAGCCGATGCCCGCCAGCATCACGGCAAGGTTGCCATGCATCAGGAACACGCCTGCATAAAGCAGCATATTGCCCACATAAAGCGGGTTACGGCAAAGCGCGAACATACCTTCCGTCACTAGGTTTTCGGCA
Coding sequences within:
- a CDS encoding phospholipid methyltransferase, which translates into the protein MSEQYGLHSIMVRIGNSFFRHRNRSFPAIIFILYVLAVPVDTVFGSEMLEHIKDGFAILLALLGLMIRGTVIGFAYIKRGGLNKKVYAENLVTEGMFALCRNPLYVGNMLLYAGVFLMHGNLAVMLAGIGFFAFIYQCIIYAEEAYLLEKFGDAYRAYCKDVPRWWITFSRFGMATSDMEFNLGRVIEKDYPTITTTIAIIAMTEFYEEIGEASLAQHFGMEATLLAITVGIALWAGCVHWLKKHKTS